One region of Deltaproteobacteria bacterium genomic DNA includes:
- a CDS encoding tetratricopeptide repeat protein, whose amino-acid sequence MTTPLERLRERFASDPADRATFEALEEHLFLQGDWSALVPIYERHLAATAATRPAIDGARLLYRMGHALDEAGLDPERAERCHRQALEIDPRFAPALRRLRGRCAASGRWQEALALAMREAVGVSRPTERAALLAEVGEGALRGGEPALAAEAFEQALAADAGSQRAWLGIGEALERAGRLEEAAQRWQQALSLALGEGRERVRAWRELGRLLADGLGDPARALAVYEAAHQAAPEEPEWLDAMAGVLRALGRGDALAALAERRLALAGDAPARAAIALDAGRALLASGADPGAARAWLQRAADFVESGDVHLALAEAAGRAGDTGGRTWHLERAMELGAEIPSWADLGLGGEPPEPPSDALLARLRDAAAERPTDPDALAAYADALEAGHHELERIEVLERLAALAGDPAERIEHLLQLGALHETLDDVAAAGSAYQMAFDLDPGHPQALAALERTLRKLERPAALLATYARAAERAAPVRRAELLCAAGVLQAEGVDPVAANASFAAALAADPGCAAAHDGAARTAAGTDDETLLAAWIAEAPRAGLARLEVLAPELTRRLDALGRGEEALPALRRHAALSPAPREALERLARQLEDLGDTDELSLVLERLDDLLAGAARGANQRRLGWLHAAEGRADAALDAWRAALRHDPSDLASLEALLDAFAEAERFEDALALLDELGTPAGSRSIALRRARALDRGGRPAEAAHAWRELHREGERSEEVLEGWERSARAAGDPELLADALRERAARTSEGDARTRIELERARLLDAALDRPDEARRAWEALADAALPPAAAEEVERRLDALLERTGDYPALCERLEARAEHSTAGPGWLLHMRIADLAEARLGDIGRARRHLEMAIGVAPEHPGPWHRLAALYDEESQPAECLRAFEGELSALANAGDDPELHARRLALHAQAARVATEQLGDGERAADHWRRVLALAPGDPVAGEGLLAHCEANDRFDEAAALLRERLERLGDRPPDAERAADLRRRLADLLAGRLGRRDEAVALLESAPAVGAHADADAERLAALYTESGRHHELAALADARAELATDPRERARWRQRLGGALHATGDAQGAEQAFEAVLADAPDADDARSALCELLRARGEAARLAPQLELALRRAGAHAPALRRELAELYEGPLAAPARALEHWLALCRLDPGAGEPRERAIALASGLGRLDEAAALLEQAASDPATGSARARCWWRCAELLAGPLGRPEEALRAWRESLLLEPEQPGVRHALRRALEALGRPEEALAELHGEWRSARGHARAELAAHGADLAATARPEALASWLARLVAEVPGDPALWEAIAALHRRTGRPAACERALAEAARCAPAPAWRAALQRERAALLAGTLGSPEGARLAFEAALADDPGDPGLLAELDRLHATAGRTRERLEVLLARIAHARTASLRAALAAEAAPLASALGELEPAAALWRTALATPTGPERAARLAPASDAFRVARCEEDWIALAEEELATTTLPAERARALRRELARAWWRHARHDRALAHARALADDPEAAGEDHRLLLALLRAEGDAGERARRLLAWAGRAPEEAERCAAWTELARLREERLGLPAAAADAWRELLRLDPDAAEGWSGLRRCAERARDWPELARALEAELARGLGSPAERWRRLGRVRWQALGDAAGAEQALLAARAAEPDELTALRMLQEIMQATAAFPRALALLAEELELLGDADPPRRRALWLSIAAIAHRQAPDPARAADAYGEAHRLGTLGADDLGRWAAVLATAGERERWCEICTAWVDHPDARPAAADLLALAEALAEQGRREDAEQRAGAALALDPALAGAWRLRARLREADGDDPGAAEAWLRAAEQETGLAAAEALARAAALLEAREPLRALGALERAAEHAPDHAPAQAALARLAEQHDRQELALAAATRLLTAEHALGELPDTDRLAALLAGGRAARRLERWPSAWQLGGEALALAPAAPDALAAHGLAAFHLGATGECQRDLAARLALPDPDPARSRLLVALARALETSGELAAALGRHEEALRLDPAHEDAHAGCLRVLERLGRRSEAAAALAAWAVHTPDAARRAERYVRAARLARLASSDAGRVEGWLREALRAEPSHATAWYELVTGLWDEGRHDEAYTAATEGAEKVGSTSVRALLESVRGRVLEAREDAPGALAAYRAALAADPEAREAALAAARLLRVAGDWSQAAEVLRRAIEGRGDPAERAELCLELGRLLSGPLEDVPGALAAFDRAHALTPSRLDVREARAALLAHLPERSGEALEDLAAVLDALPLRVEALRRATRVLAAGGDEPGAARGLALLRALGAASPLESESAPTRMDLACAAALPVLDAPGETLREAVAALAPLADQAAVAPAGTEPESASAAGGACVPPALDAWRSAARDLVGAPDLLELEPFRLRGALEAMLAEARAGRLGRKGSRAVRRLDPNVLDRLDLGAWRTALRASAWARVADRLGGDLRAVLAAIAAERGAPLDEGADLTVWLGEAPDALVLLRALERAWLTAVR is encoded by the coding sequence GATCGACGGCGCGCGGCTGCTCTATCGCATGGGGCACGCGCTCGACGAGGCGGGCCTCGACCCGGAGCGGGCGGAGCGGTGCCACCGCCAGGCGCTCGAGATCGATCCGCGCTTCGCGCCGGCGTTGCGCCGCCTGCGCGGGCGCTGCGCCGCGAGTGGCCGCTGGCAGGAGGCGCTTGCGCTCGCCATGCGCGAGGCCGTCGGCGTGTCGCGGCCGACCGAACGCGCGGCGCTGCTGGCGGAGGTCGGCGAGGGCGCGCTGCGCGGCGGCGAGCCTGCGCTCGCCGCCGAGGCCTTCGAGCAGGCGCTGGCCGCCGACGCGGGGTCGCAGCGCGCATGGCTCGGTATCGGCGAGGCCCTCGAGCGCGCCGGACGCTTGGAGGAGGCCGCCCAGCGCTGGCAGCAGGCGCTCTCGCTCGCGCTCGGCGAAGGGCGCGAGCGGGTGCGGGCCTGGCGGGAGCTCGGGCGGCTGCTCGCCGACGGGCTTGGCGACCCGGCGCGCGCGCTCGCCGTCTACGAGGCCGCACACCAGGCGGCGCCCGAGGAGCCGGAGTGGCTCGACGCGATGGCCGGGGTGCTCCGCGCGCTCGGACGCGGGGATGCGCTGGCGGCGCTGGCCGAACGGCGGCTCGCGCTGGCCGGGGATGCGCCCGCCCGCGCCGCGATCGCGCTCGATGCCGGCCGCGCGCTGCTCGCGAGCGGTGCGGATCCGGGCGCCGCGCGGGCGTGGCTGCAGCGCGCCGCGGACTTCGTGGAGAGCGGAGACGTACACCTGGCGCTCGCCGAGGCCGCAGGCCGTGCCGGCGACACCGGAGGACGGACGTGGCACCTCGAGCGGGCGATGGAGCTCGGCGCGGAGATCCCGAGCTGGGCGGACCTGGGGCTCGGCGGCGAGCCGCCGGAGCCGCCGAGCGACGCCTTGCTCGCGCGGCTGCGCGACGCGGCCGCCGAACGCCCCACGGACCCGGACGCGCTCGCGGCCTACGCCGACGCGCTCGAGGCCGGCCACCACGAGCTCGAGCGCATCGAGGTCCTGGAACGGCTGGCGGCACTCGCCGGCGACCCCGCGGAGCGCATCGAGCACCTGCTGCAGCTCGGCGCCCTGCACGAGACGCTCGACGACGTGGCGGCCGCCGGCTCCGCCTACCAGATGGCCTTCGACCTCGACCCGGGCCATCCGCAGGCGCTCGCCGCCCTCGAGCGCACGCTGCGCAAGCTCGAGCGGCCCGCCGCTCTCCTGGCCACCTACGCGCGCGCCGCCGAGCGGGCCGCGCCGGTGCGCCGCGCCGAGCTGCTCTGCGCCGCCGGCGTCCTCCAGGCCGAGGGCGTTGACCCGGTGGCGGCGAACGCCTCGTTCGCGGCGGCGCTGGCCGCCGACCCCGGCTGCGCCGCGGCCCACGACGGCGCCGCGCGCACCGCCGCCGGCACCGACGACGAAACCCTCCTCGCGGCCTGGATCGCCGAGGCGCCCCGGGCCGGCCTGGCCCGCCTCGAGGTCCTCGCGCCGGAGCTCACCCGCCGGCTCGACGCCCTCGGCCGCGGCGAGGAGGCGCTCCCGGCGCTGCGCCGGCACGCCGCGCTCTCGCCCGCGCCGCGCGAGGCGCTCGAGCGCCTCGCGCGCCAGCTCGAGGATCTCGGCGACACCGATGAGCTGTCGCTCGTGCTGGAGCGCCTCGACGACCTGCTCGCGGGCGCCGCCCGCGGCGCGAACCAGCGCCGCCTCGGCTGGCTGCACGCCGCGGAGGGCCGCGCCGACGCCGCACTCGACGCCTGGCGCGCCGCGCTCCGCCACGACCCGAGCGACCTCGCCTCGCTCGAGGCGCTGCTCGACGCCTTCGCGGAGGCGGAGCGCTTCGAGGACGCGCTCGCCTTGCTCGACGAGCTCGGCACCCCGGCCGGCTCGCGCTCGATCGCGCTGCGGCGCGCGCGCGCACTCGACCGCGGCGGGCGCCCGGCCGAGGCCGCGCACGCCTGGCGCGAGCTCCACCGCGAGGGCGAACGGAGCGAGGAGGTGCTGGAGGGCTGGGAGCGAAGCGCCCGTGCCGCCGGCGACCCCGAGCTGCTCGCGGACGCACTCCGCGAGCGCGCGGCCCGCACGAGCGAGGGCGACGCGCGCACCCGCATCGAGCTCGAGCGCGCGCGCCTGCTCGACGCGGCACTCGACCGCCCCGACGAGGCGCGCCGCGCCTGGGAAGCGCTCGCCGACGCCGCGCTGCCGCCCGCCGCCGCCGAGGAGGTCGAGCGCCGCCTCGACGCGCTGCTCGAGCGCACCGGCGACTACCCCGCGCTCTGCGAGCGGCTCGAGGCGCGCGCCGAGCACAGCACGGCGGGCCCCGGGTGGCTGCTGCACATGCGGATCGCCGACCTGGCGGAGGCCCGGCTCGGGGACATCGGACGCGCGCGCCGGCACCTCGAGATGGCGATCGGCGTCGCACCCGAGCATCCCGGGCCCTGGCACCGGCTCGCCGCGCTCTACGACGAGGAGAGCCAGCCGGCCGAATGCCTGCGCGCCTTCGAGGGGGAGCTCTCGGCGCTGGCGAACGCCGGCGACGACCCCGAGCTCCACGCGCGCCGTCTCGCGCTCCACGCGCAGGCCGCGCGCGTTGCCACCGAGCAGCTCGGCGACGGCGAGCGCGCGGCCGACCACTGGCGCCGTGTGCTCGCGCTCGCACCGGGGGACCCGGTGGCCGGTGAGGGGCTGCTCGCGCACTGCGAGGCCAACGATCGCTTCGACGAGGCGGCCGCGCTCCTGCGCGAACGGCTCGAGCGGCTCGGCGACCGCCCGCCCGACGCCGAACGCGCCGCCGACCTGCGCCGCCGGCTCGCCGACCTGCTCGCCGGCAGGCTCGGCCGGCGCGACGAGGCCGTCGCGCTCCTGGAGTCCGCTCCGGCCGTCGGCGCCCATGCCGACGCCGACGCCGAGCGGCTGGCTGCGCTCTACACCGAATCCGGCCGGCACCACGAGCTGGCCGCGCTGGCCGATGCGCGCGCCGAGCTCGCCACCGACCCGCGGGAGCGGGCACGCTGGCGCCAGCGCCTCGGCGGCGCCCTGCACGCCACCGGCGATGCGCAGGGCGCCGAGCAGGCCTTCGAGGCGGTCCTCGCCGACGCGCCCGACGCCGACGACGCGCGCAGCGCGCTCTGCGAGCTGCTGCGCGCCCGGGGCGAGGCCGCGCGCCTCGCGCCGCAGCTCGAGCTCGCGCTGCGCCGCGCGGGAGCCCACGCCCCCGCCCTGCGCCGCGAGCTCGCCGAGCTCTACGAAGGTCCGCTCGCCGCGCCCGCCCGAGCCCTCGAGCACTGGCTCGCGCTGTGCCGCCTCGACCCGGGGGCCGGGGAGCCACGCGAGCGCGCGATCGCCCTCGCCTCCGGGCTCGGCCGGCTCGACGAGGCCGCTGCCCTGCTCGAGCAGGCCGCCTCGGATCCCGCCACGGGGTCGGCGCGCGCGCGCTGCTGGTGGCGCTGCGCCGAGCTGCTCGCCGGCCCGCTCGGGCGGCCCGAGGAGGCGCTGCGCGCCTGGCGCGAGTCGCTGCTCCTCGAGCCCGAGCAGCCGGGCGTGCGTCACGCCCTGCGCCGCGCCCTCGAGGCGCTGGGCCGCCCCGAAGAGGCGCTCGCCGAGCTCCATGGCGAGTGGCGCAGCGCACGGGGCCACGCGCGCGCGGAGCTGGCCGCCCACGGCGCGGATCTCGCCGCCACGGCGCGACCCGAAGCGCTCGCGAGCTGGCTCGCGCGGCTGGTCGCCGAGGTTCCCGGCGATCCCGCCCTGTGGGAGGCGATCGCGGCCCTCCACCGCCGGACCGGGCGCCCCGCAGCGTGCGAGCGGGCGCTCGCGGAGGCTGCGCGCTGCGCCCCCGCGCCGGCCTGGCGGGCCGCGCTCCAGCGCGAACGCGCCGCCCTGCTCGCCGGAACGCTCGGGTCACCGGAAGGGGCGCGGCTCGCGTTCGAGGCCGCGCTCGCGGACGATCCGGGCGACCCCGGCCTGCTCGCGGAGCTCGACCGGCTGCACGCGACCGCCGGCCGCACGCGGGAGCGCCTGGAGGTGCTGCTCGCACGCATCGCCCACGCGCGCACGGCTTCGCTGCGGGCTGCGCTCGCGGCCGAAGCAGCGCCGCTTGCGAGCGCGCTCGGGGAGCTGGAGCCCGCTGCCGCGCTGTGGCGCACCGCGCTCGCGACCCCGACCGGACCGGAGCGCGCCGCGCGGCTCGCGCCGGCCAGCGACGCGTTCCGCGTCGCGCGCTGCGAAGAGGACTGGATCGCGCTCGCCGAGGAGGAGCTCGCCACCACCACGCTGCCCGCGGAGCGTGCCCGCGCGCTCCGCCGGGAGCTCGCCCGCGCCTGGTGGCGGCACGCCCGTCACGATCGCGCGCTCGCACACGCCCGCGCGCTGGCCGACGACCCGGAAGCGGCCGGCGAAGACCACCGGCTGCTGCTGGCGCTGCTGCGCGCCGAAGGCGACGCCGGCGAGCGGGCGCGACGGCTGCTCGCATGGGCGGGGCGTGCTCCCGAGGAAGCGGAGCGCTGCGCCGCCTGGACCGAGCTCGCGCGGCTGCGCGAGGAGCGGCTCGGGCTGCCCGCGGCTGCTGCCGACGCGTGGCGCGAGCTCCTGCGCCTCGACCCCGACGCAGCCGAAGGCTGGAGCGGCCTGCGGCGCTGCGCCGAGCGCGCCCGCGACTGGCCCGAGCTGGCACGCGCTCTCGAAGCCGAGCTCGCCCGCGGCCTGGGATCGCCGGCCGAGCGGTGGCGGCGCCTCGGGCGGGTGCGCTGGCAGGCTCTCGGTGACGCCGCCGGCGCCGAGCAGGCGCTGCTCGCAGCGCGCGCGGCCGAGCCCGACGAGCTGACGGCGCTTCGCATGCTCCAGGAGATCATGCAGGCCACCGCCGCCTTCCCGCGCGCGCTCGCGCTCCTCGCCGAGGAGCTCGAGCTGCTCGGCGACGCCGACCCGCCCCGCCGCCGCGCGCTGTGGCTGTCGATCGCTGCGATCGCGCACCGGCAGGCGCCGGATCCGGCCCGCGCGGCCGACGCCTACGGCGAAGCACACCGGCTCGGGACGCTCGGCGCCGACGACCTCGGGCGCTGGGCGGCCGTGCTCGCGACCGCCGGCGAGCGCGAACGCTGGTGCGAGATCTGCACGGCCTGGGTCGATCATCCCGACGCCCGTCCGGCCGCCGCCGACCTGCTGGCACTCGCCGAGGCGCTCGCCGAGCAGGGCCGGCGCGAGGATGCGGAGCAGCGGGCCGGCGCGGCGCTCGCGCTCGATCCCGCGCTCGCCGGCGCCTGGCGGCTGCGCGCCCGGCTTCGCGAGGCGGACGGCGACGACCCGGGCGCGGCCGAGGCGTGGCTGCGCGCGGCCGAACAGGAGACCGGGCTTGCCGCCGCCGAGGCGCTGGCGCGCGCGGCGGCCCTGCTCGAGGCGCGCGAGCCCCTACGCGCTCTCGGCGCGCTCGAGCGCGCCGCCGAGCACGCCCCCGACCACGCGCCCGCACAGGCAGCGCTCGCCCGGCTCGCCGAGCAGCACGACCGGCAGGAGCTCGCGCTGGCCGCGGCCACCCGCCTGCTCACCGCCGAACACGCGCTCGGGGAGCTGCCCGACACCGATCGTCTCGCCGCCCTGCTCGCGGGCGGCCGTGCTGCGCGCCGCCTCGAACGCTGGCCCTCGGCCTGGCAGCTCGGGGGGGAGGCGCTCGCCCTCGCGCCCGCCGCGCCCGATGCCCTGGCCGCGCACGGGCTCGCCGCCTTCCACCTCGGCGCCACCGGCGAATGCCAGCGCGATCTGGCGGCACGGCTGGCTCTTCCCGACCCGGACCCCGCGCGCAGCCGGCTCCTGGTGGCTCTCGCGCGCGCGCTCGAGACCAGCGGTGAGCTCGCCGCGGCGCTCGGCCGCCACGAGGAGGCCTTGCGGCTCGATCCGGCCCACGAGGACGCACACGCCGGGTGCCTGCGGGTGCTCGAACGACTCGGGCGGCGCAGCGAAGCGGCGGCCGCGCTGGCGGCCTGGGCGGTCCACACGCCGGACGCGGCGCGACGCGCCGAGCGCTACGTGCGCGCCGCGCGGCTGGCGCGGCTCGCGAGCTCCGATGCAGGGCGCGTCGAAGGCTGGCTGCGCGAGGCGCTCCGCGCCGAGCCCTCGCACGCGACCGCCTGGTACGAGCTCGTGACCGGCCTGTGGGACGAGGGCCGGCACGACGAGGCCTACACCGCTGCCACCGAAGGTGCGGAGAAGGTGGGCTCGACGAGCGTGCGCGCGCTGCTCGAGAGCGTGCGCGGCCGCGTGCTCGAGGCCCGCGAGGACGCCCCGGGTGCGCTGGCGGCCTACCGCGCCGCCCTCGCGGCCGATCCCGAGGCACGCGAGGCCGCGCTCGCGGCCGCGCGGCTGCTGCGCGTCGCCGGCGACTGGAGCCAGGCGGCGGAGGTGCTGCGGCGCGCGATCGAGGGCCGCGGCGACCCGGCCGAGCGGGCCGAGCTGTGCCTCGAGCTGGGACGCCTGCTCTCGGGGCCCCTCGAGGACGTTCCCGGCGCGCTCGCCGCGTTCGACCGCGCCCATGCGCTCACCCCGTCGCGGCTCGACGTCCGCGAGGCGCGCGCGGCCCTGCTCGCGCACCTGCCCGAGCGCAGCGGCGAGGCGCTCGAGGATCTCGCCGCCGTGCTCGACGCCCTGCCCTTGCGCGTCGAGGCGCTGCGACGAGCGACCCGGGTGCTCGCGGCCGGTGGCGACGAGCCCGGCGCGGCTCGCGGTCTCGCGCTCCTTCGAGCCCTCGGCGCCGCCTCGCCGCTCGAATCGGAGAGCGCGCCCACCCGCATGGACCTTGCCTGCGCGGCCGCGTTGCCCGTGCTCGACGCGCCCGGAGAGACGCTACGCGAGGCTGTCGCCGCCCTGGCGCCGCTGGCCGACCAGGCCGCCGTTGCGCCAGCGGGCACGGAGCCCGAGAGCGCGAGCGCAGCCGGGGGGGCCTGCGTGCCGCCAGCCCTCGACGCCTGGCGATCGGCGGCGCGAGACCTCGTGGGCGCGCCCGATCTGCTCGAGCTCGAGCCCTTCCGGCTGCGCGGGGCGCTCGAGGCGATGCTGGCGGAGGCCCGCGCCGGACGGCTCGGCCGCAAGGGCTCACGCGCGGTGCGCCGGCTCGACCCGAACGTGCTCGACCGCCTCGACCTCGGAGCGTGGCGGACGGCCCTGCGCGCGAGCGCCTGGGCGCGCGTCGCGGACCGGCTCGGTGGCGACCTGCGTGCCGTCCTGGCGGCGATCGCGGCCGAGCGCGGCGCGCCGCTCGACGAGGGGGCGGACCTGACGGTGTGGCTCGGCGAGGCGCCCGACGCGCTCGTGCTCCTGCGCGCGCTCGAGCGGGCCTGGCTCACCGCCGTGCGCTGA
- the lpxC gene encoding UDP-3-O-acyl-N-acetylglucosamine deacetylase: protein MQQRTIAEKVSCAGIGLHTGKPVELTLHPARAGSGIVFVRTDLAHPVEIPATPAALSRTHLATTLGRGDTTVDTVEHLLAAFYGLGIDNVRVEVDGPEVPGMDGSAASFVLLLRAAGVFEQAALRRVLRVRRPLEIRDGNRSIRIEPARELRISYAIDFEHPLVGRQKLRDLSLDEGRFEHELARARTFGFAEQVAALWRAGRARGASLENTVVLGADRVLNRGGLRFPDEFVRHKVLDLVGDLALLGARVQGHVRVERGGHALHQRLVAALASAEAREHVSGAFRTTHAPALAVSTP, encoded by the coding sequence TTGCAGCAGCGAACGATCGCGGAGAAGGTCTCGTGCGCCGGGATCGGGCTCCACACCGGCAAGCCGGTCGAGCTCACGCTGCACCCCGCCCGGGCCGGCAGCGGCATCGTGTTCGTCCGCACCGATCTCGCCCACCCGGTCGAGATCCCCGCGACCCCGGCCGCCCTGAGCCGGACCCACCTCGCCACCACCCTCGGGCGCGGCGACACGACCGTCGACACGGTCGAGCACCTGCTCGCCGCCTTCTACGGCCTCGGCATCGACAACGTGCGCGTCGAGGTGGACGGGCCCGAAGTGCCGGGCATGGACGGCAGCGCAGCCTCCTTCGTGCTCCTGCTCCGGGCCGCCGGCGTCTTCGAGCAGGCGGCGCTGCGCCGGGTGCTGCGCGTCCGGCGCCCGCTCGAGATCCGCGACGGCAACCGCTCGATCCGCATCGAGCCGGCCCGCGAGCTGCGCATCAGCTATGCGATCGACTTCGAGCATCCGCTGGTCGGCCGCCAGAAGCTGCGCGACCTCTCCCTCGACGAGGGTCGCTTCGAGCACGAGCTCGCGCGCGCCCGCACCTTCGGCTTCGCCGAGCAGGTCGCCGCGCTCTGGCGCGCCGGCCGCGCGCGCGGCGCATCGCTCGAGAACACGGTCGTCCTGGGTGCCGACCGCGTCCTGAACCGCGGCGGCCTGCGCTTCCCCGACGAGTTCGTGCGGCACAAGGTACTCGACCTGGTCGGCGACCTTGCCCTGCTCGGGGCGCGCGTGCAGGGCCACGTCCGGGTCGAGCGCGGCGGCCACGCGCTCCACCAGCGACTCGTCGCGGCGCTGGCCAGCGCGGAAGCCCGCGAGCACGTGAGCGGGGCGTTCCGAACGACCCACGCGCCCGCCCTGGCCGTCTCGACCCCCTAG